The Triticum dicoccoides isolate Atlit2015 ecotype Zavitan chromosome 6A, WEW_v2.0, whole genome shotgun sequence genome has a window encoding:
- the LOC119319225 gene encoding cytochrome P450 709B2-like codes for MAALQLAALLALLLALWRLVWRPRAVARSFARQGIRGLPYTFLAGSLPEAKRLLIAGRRGVPPLDAGCHDIMPILLPQFHRWVADYGKTFLFWIGPIPAIFSIDLQLIKQVLTDRTGLYQKDFMIPVLKSLFGNGVILINGDDWKRHRKVVLPAFNYEKIKSMSAVTAEVTRQMIQQWGEQIHQSNSDKKAAEIDMIHAFNDLTAKINGRVAFGTTHRDVEEVIVLMREMQKIATAAMLDAPILWYLPTRRNLHVRRLNKQLRSKIMSIMQARLAADGAKYGRGDTGSCGDDLLGLLLEAWTPHRQVRGGDTLTTDEVIDECKTFFAAGQETTATLLVWAMFLLAVHPQWQDKVREEVLREFPGGDSDDVVPNADVLAKLKLLHMALLETSRLYPPVVYIQRKAASDTVLGGIKVPQGTIISIPIGMLHRDKEVWGPDANEFNPMRFEQGVTKAAKDSKALLTFSLGPRVCTGQNFGIVQVQVVMAMILSKFSISLSPAYVHKPKYLLSLTPRLGMPLILRNLL; via the exons ATGGCGGCCCTGCAGCTTGCCGCCCTCCTTGCCCTGCTGCTCGCACTGTGGCGTCTCGTGTGGCGGCCGCGCGCCGTGGCGCGGTCGTTCGCGAGGCAGGGGATCCGAGGGCTGCCCTACACGTTCCTGGCCGGGTCCTTGCCGGAGGCGAAGCGGCTGCTGATCGCTGGCCGGAGAGGCGTGCCGCCCCTCGACGCCGGGTGCCACGACATCATGCCCATCCTGCTGCCGCAGTTCCACAGATGGGTCGCCGATTATG GCAAAACGTTCCTGTTCTGGATCGGGCCGATTCCCGCCATCTTCTCTATCGACCTGCAGCTGATAAAGCAAGTGCTCACAGACAGGACGGGCCTGTATCAGAAGGACTTCATGATCCCCGTGCTCAAATCCCTCTTCGGCAACGGCGTCATATTGATAAATGGTGACgattggaagcggcaccggaaagtAGTCCTTCCTGCTTTCAACTATGAGAAGATCAAG AGCATGTCAGCGGTGACGGCAGAGGTCACAAGGCAGATGATACAGCAATGGGGCGAGCAGATACACCAAAGCAACAGCGACAAGAAAGCAGCTGAGATAGACATGATCCACGCCTTCAACGACCTGACTGCCAAGATCAACGGCCGCGTCGCCTTCGGCACTACCCACCGGGATGTCGAGGAGGTCATCGTCTTGATGCGGGAGATGCAAAAGATCGCCACTGCGGCCATGCTCGATGCTCCAATACTctg GTATCTGCCGACTCGGCGTAACTTGCACGTTCGACGCCTGAACAAACAGCTGAGAAGCAAGATCATGTCGATCATGCAGGCACGGCTGGCCGCAGATGGAGCCAAATATGGTCGAGGAGACACCGGCAGCTGTGGGGACGACCTGCTCGGGCTGTTGTTAGAGGCGTGGACACCGCACCGGCAAGTGAGGGGCGGCGATACGCTGACAACTGACGAGGTGATTGATGAGTGCAAAACCTTCTTCGCCGCAGGGCAGGAAACCACGGCCACCCTCCTCGTCTGGGCCATGTTCCTGCTTGCCGTGCACCCCCAGTGGCAGGACAAGGTCAGGGAagaggtcctccgggagttccccggcggggacagcgacgatgTGGTACCCAACGCGGATGTTCTCGCCAAACTGAAGCTG CTACACATGGCATTGCTCGAGACATCGCGTCTCTACCCTCCAGTTGTGTACATACAGCGGAAAGCTGCCTCCGACACCGTCCTCGGAGGCATCAAAGTACCCCAGGGAACAATCATATCAATCCCCATTGGCATGCTACACCGAGACAAGGAAGTTTGGGGCCCCGACGCCAACGAGTTCAACCCCATGAGGTTCGAGCAGGGCGTCACAAAGGCTGCCAAAGACTCCAAGGCGCTCTTGACTTTCTCTCTAGGCCCGAGAGTGTGTACTGGTCAGAACTTTGGCATCGTGCAAGTGCAGGTTGTCATGGCAATGATCCTCAGCAAGTTCTCCATATCCCTCTCCCCGGCATATGTTCACAAGCCAAAGTATCTTCTGTCTTTGACACCCAGGCTTGGGATGCCTCTCATTTTGAGGAATCTACTATAG